The Mugil cephalus isolate CIBA_MC_2020 chromosome 11, CIBA_Mcephalus_1.1, whole genome shotgun sequence genome includes a window with the following:
- the hjv gene encoding hemojuvelin isoform X1, translated as MEAAADHFTPLPWKRRIHLMTTVLLLQLSLPGVVASCQILRCNSDFVAATLDLGSSSGGGGAGGGGGGGGGGAVALSREVVNAGYCSALRSYDMCTKRMARACRGDLAYHSAVQGIEDLLIQHRCPRAGPTVQPRPPPQGTLSGDTCLYERSFLGREGRTPDYLHCSVFGDPHVRTFNNHFQTCAVQGAWPLIDNEYLYVQATSLPARGEAPATVLTKITIIFKNWRQCIDQQLYQAELDNVPAAFADGSVWSGERRGQRSLTVRTQSPGRHAEIRASHIGTLLVVRQSGRSLGLSVRSPRAVVEAFSPEQDLQLCVWGCPPSQRLDTRRPHPPDPAAGVAAAEAHCSALLPARDVYYQACVFDAVTSGDLNSSAAAAVGALQDAQHMISDRGGVHLLPVASAKQATPLLTLLLPLGMLGTLCRV; from the exons ATGGAGGCCGCCGCTGACCATTTCACGCCGTTACCATGGAAACGCCGCATCCACCTGATGACTAcagtgctgctgctccagctgagtTTACCTGGAG TCGTAGCTTCTTGTCAGATCCTGAGGTGTAACTCTGACTTTGTGGCTGCAACGTTGGACCTGggcagcagcagtggaggaggaggtgcaggaggaggaggaggaggaggaggaggaggtgctgtaGCTCTGAGCAGGGAGGTGGTGAACGCCGGGTACTGCAGCGCCCTGCGCTCCTACGACATGTGCACCAAGCGGATGGCGAGGGCGTGCCGCGGCGACCTCGCCTACCACTCCGCCGTCCAGGGCATCGAGGACCTCCTGATCCAGCACCGCTGCCCGAGGGCGGGGCCTACGGTCCagccccgccccccaccccagGGCACCCTGTCGGGCGACACCTGCCTCTACGAGAGGAGCTTCCTGGGCAGAGAGGGCCGGACGCCCGACTACCTGCACTGCAGCGTGTTCGGAGACCCGCACGTCCGGACCTTCAACAACCACTTCCAGACGTGTGCGGtgcagggggcgtggcctctcaTCGACAACGAGTACCTGTACGTGCAGGCCACCAGCCTCCCAGCCAGGGGGGAGGCGCCCGCCACCGTCCTCACCAAg ATCACCATCATCTTTAAGAACTGGCGTCAGTGCATCGACCAGCAGCTGTACCAGGCCGAGCTGGACAACGTTCCCGCCGCCTTCGCCGACGGCTCGGTGTGGAGCGGCGAGCGGCGGGGCCAGCGGAGTCTGACGGTCCGGACCCAGAGTCCCGGACGCCACGCCGAGATCCGGGCGTCCCACATCGGGACGCTGCTGGTGGTCCGCCAGAGCGGGCGCTCGCTCGGCCTCTCGGTCCGGTCGCCCCGCGCCGTCGTGGAGGCCTTCAGCCCCGAGCAGGACCTGCAGCTCTGCGTCTGGGGCTGCCCCCCTTCCCAGAGACTGGACACGCGTCGCCCCCACCCTCCGGACCCGGCGGCCGGCGTCGCCGCCGCGGAGGCCCACTGCTCCGCCCTCCTTCCCGCCCGGGACGTCTACTACCAGGCCTGTGTGTTCGACGCCGTCACCAGCGGAGACCTGAACTCcagcgcggcggcggcggtcGGCGCCCTGCAGGACGCGCAGCACATGATCTCAGACCGGGGCGGCGTCCACCTGCTGCCGGTCGCCTCCGCCAAACAAGCCAcacccctcctcaccctgcTGCTGCCGCTCGGCATGCTGGGAACTCTCTGCAGGGTCTGA
- the hjv gene encoding hemojuvelin isoform X2 codes for MQHCQDYSNGVVASCQILRCNSDFVAATLDLGSSSGGGGAGGGGGGGGGGAVALSREVVNAGYCSALRSYDMCTKRMARACRGDLAYHSAVQGIEDLLIQHRCPRAGPTVQPRPPPQGTLSGDTCLYERSFLGREGRTPDYLHCSVFGDPHVRTFNNHFQTCAVQGAWPLIDNEYLYVQATSLPARGEAPATVLTKITIIFKNWRQCIDQQLYQAELDNVPAAFADGSVWSGERRGQRSLTVRTQSPGRHAEIRASHIGTLLVVRQSGRSLGLSVRSPRAVVEAFSPEQDLQLCVWGCPPSQRLDTRRPHPPDPAAGVAAAEAHCSALLPARDVYYQACVFDAVTSGDLNSSAAAAVGALQDAQHMISDRGGVHLLPVASAKQATPLLTLLLPLGMLGTLCRV; via the exons atgcaacaTTGCCAGGACTACAGTAATGGAG TCGTAGCTTCTTGTCAGATCCTGAGGTGTAACTCTGACTTTGTGGCTGCAACGTTGGACCTGggcagcagcagtggaggaggaggtgcaggaggaggaggaggaggaggaggaggaggtgctgtaGCTCTGAGCAGGGAGGTGGTGAACGCCGGGTACTGCAGCGCCCTGCGCTCCTACGACATGTGCACCAAGCGGATGGCGAGGGCGTGCCGCGGCGACCTCGCCTACCACTCCGCCGTCCAGGGCATCGAGGACCTCCTGATCCAGCACCGCTGCCCGAGGGCGGGGCCTACGGTCCagccccgccccccaccccagGGCACCCTGTCGGGCGACACCTGCCTCTACGAGAGGAGCTTCCTGGGCAGAGAGGGCCGGACGCCCGACTACCTGCACTGCAGCGTGTTCGGAGACCCGCACGTCCGGACCTTCAACAACCACTTCCAGACGTGTGCGGtgcagggggcgtggcctctcaTCGACAACGAGTACCTGTACGTGCAGGCCACCAGCCTCCCAGCCAGGGGGGAGGCGCCCGCCACCGTCCTCACCAAg ATCACCATCATCTTTAAGAACTGGCGTCAGTGCATCGACCAGCAGCTGTACCAGGCCGAGCTGGACAACGTTCCCGCCGCCTTCGCCGACGGCTCGGTGTGGAGCGGCGAGCGGCGGGGCCAGCGGAGTCTGACGGTCCGGACCCAGAGTCCCGGACGCCACGCCGAGATCCGGGCGTCCCACATCGGGACGCTGCTGGTGGTCCGCCAGAGCGGGCGCTCGCTCGGCCTCTCGGTCCGGTCGCCCCGCGCCGTCGTGGAGGCCTTCAGCCCCGAGCAGGACCTGCAGCTCTGCGTCTGGGGCTGCCCCCCTTCCCAGAGACTGGACACGCGTCGCCCCCACCCTCCGGACCCGGCGGCCGGCGTCGCCGCCGCGGAGGCCCACTGCTCCGCCCTCCTTCCCGCCCGGGACGTCTACTACCAGGCCTGTGTGTTCGACGCCGTCACCAGCGGAGACCTGAACTCcagcgcggcggcggcggtcGGCGCCCTGCAGGACGCGCAGCACATGATCTCAGACCGGGGCGGCGTCCACCTGCTGCCGGTCGCCTCCGCCAAACAAGCCAcacccctcctcaccctgcTGCTGCCGCTCGGCATGCTGGGAACTCTCTGCAGGGTCTGA